One Numenius arquata chromosome 9, bNumArq3.hap1.1, whole genome shotgun sequence DNA window includes the following coding sequences:
- the TRPC1 gene encoding short transient receptor potential channel 1 isoform X2, which yields MAALYQSADPSASASPNKLLALKDVRQVKEETTLDEKLFLLACDKGDYYMVKKLLEENSSGEMNINCVDVLGRNAVTITIENENLDILQLLLDYGCQKLMERIQNPEYSTTMDVAPVILAAHRNNYEILTMLLKQDISLPKPHAVGCECTLCTAKNKKDSLRHSRFRLDIYRCLASPALIMLTEEDPILRAFELSADLKELSLVEVEFRNDYEELAQQCKTFAKDLLAQARNSRELEVILNHTSSDEHVDKRGLLEERMNLSRLKLAIKYNQKEFVAQSNCQQFLNTVWFGQMAGYRRKHTCKKILTVLMVGIFWPVLSLCYLLAPKSRVGRIIHTPFMKFIIHGASYFTFLLLLNLYSLVYNENKKNTMGPALERIDYLLIIWLIGMVWSDVKRLWYDGLEDFLEESRNQLSFVMNSLYLATFALKVVAHNKFHDYAERKVWDAFHPTLVAEGLFAFANVLSYLRLFFMYTTSSILGPLQISMGQMLQDFGKFLGMFLLVLFSFTIGLTQLYDKGFTVNEEKDCAGIFCEQQSNDTFHSFIGTCFALFWYIFSLAHVAIFVTRFSYGEELQSFVGAVIVGTYNVVVVIVLTKLLVAMLHKSFQLIANHEDKEWKFARAKLWLSYFDDKCTLPPPFNVIPSPKTICYLFNSLSKWICSHTSSGKLKRQNSLKEWRNLKQKRDENYQKVMCCLVHRYLTSMRQKMQSTDQATVENLNELRQDLSKFRNEMRDLLGFRTSKYAMFYPRK from the exons ATGGCAGCCTTGTACCAGAGCGCGGACCCGTCCGCCTCGGCCTCGCCGAACAAGCTGCTGGCCCTGAAGGACGTGCGGCAGGTGAAGGAGGAGACCACCCTGGACGAGAAGCTCTTCCTGCTGGCCTGCGACAAAG GTGACTATTACATGGTTAAGAAACTGTTAGAGGAAAACAGCTCGGGTGAAATGAACATAAATTGTGTGGATGTGCTTGGACGAAATGCTGTTACTATAACCATTGAAAATGAAAACTTGGACATACTACAGCTTCTTTTGGATTATGGCTGCCAG AAACTAATGGAGCGCATTCAGAACCCAGAGTACTCAACAACCATGGATGTGGCACCTGTCATTTTAGCTGCTCATCGCAACAACTATGAAATTCTCACCATGCTGTTAAAGCAAGACATATCGTTACCCAAGCCTCATGCTGTCGGCTGTGAATGCACACTGTGTACcgcaaagaacaaaaaagataGTCTACGACATTccag GTTTCGTCTTGACATTTATCGGTGTTTGGCCAGTCCTGCTTTAATCATGTTGACAGAGGAGGATCCAATCCTGCGAGCTTTTGAACTTAGTGCAGACTTGAAAGAATTAAGCCTTGTTGAGGTTGAATTCCG AAACGATTATGAGGAGCTGGCTCAACAGTGCAAAACCTTTGCTAAAGATTTGCTGGCTCAAGCACGGAATTCACGGGAGCTGGAAGTTATTCTGAATCACACATCTAGCGATGAACATGTAGACAAGCGAGGATTGTTGGAAGAGAGGATGAACTTAAGTCGCTTAAAACTTGCAATCAAGTATAATCAGAAAGAG ttTGTTGCTCAGTCTAACTGCCAGCAGTTTCTAAACACTGTATGGTTTGGACAGATGGCAGGCTATCGACGCAAGCACACATGCAAGAAAATTTTGACCGTTTTGATGGTTGGCATTTTCTGGCCAGTTCTGTCCCTGTGTTACTTGTTAGCCCCTAAATCTCGAGTAGGTCGAATAATTCACACTCCTTTTATGAAGTTTATTATTCATGGAGCTTCatatttcacatttctgttaTTACTTAATTTGTACTCCCTTGTCTATAATGAGAATAAGAAGAATACAATGGGACCAGCTCTTGAGAGAATAGACTATCTTCTGATAATATGGCTAATTG gaaTGGTGTGGTCAGATGTTAAAAGACTCTGGTATGATGGTTTAGAAGACTTCCTAGAAGAATCCCGTAATCAACTTAGTTTTGTCATGAATTCCCTGTATTTGGCAACTTTTGCTCTCAAAGTAGTTGCCCATAACAAG TTTCACGATTATGCTGAAAGGAAGGTCTGGGATGCATTCCATCCTACCCTAGTGGCAGAAGGTCTTTTTGCTTTTGCTAATGTTCTTAGTTATCTGCGTCTCTTCTTCATGTACACAACCAGCTCTATTCTGGGACCACTCCAG ATTTCAATGGGGCAGATGCTACAAGATTTTGGAAAATTTCTGGGCATGTTTCTTCTTGTCTTGTTCTCATTCACAATTGGATTGACACAACTCTATGATAAAGGATTTACTGTAAATGAAGAAAAGGACTGTGCGGGGATTTTCTGTGAACAACAGAGCAATGACACGTTCCATTC GTTTATTGGCACATGTTTTGCTCTGTTCTGGTATATATTCTCCCTGGCACACGTAGCAATCTTTGTCACACGTTTTAGCTATGGTGAAGAATTACAGTCTTTTGTGGGTGCTGTTATTGTTGGTACCTACAATGTGGTGGTTGTGATAGTATTAACTAAACTCCTTGTGGCAATGCTTCACAAAAGTTTTCAGCTGATAGCA AATCATGAAGATAAAGAATGGAAGTTTGCTCGTGCCAAGCTCTGGCTTAGCTACTTTGATGACAAATGCACACTACCTCCACCTTTCAACGTTATTCCCTCTCCCAAGACTATCTGTTACCTTTTCAACAGTCTCAGTAAATGGATCTGCTCTCATACATCAAGTGGCAAACTGAAACGTCAGAACAGCCTAAAG GAATGGAGAAatctgaagcaaaagagagatgagaatTATCAAAAAGTGATGTGTTGCTTAGTCCACCGTTACCTGACTTCCATGAGACAGAAGATGCAAAGCACGGATCAGGCAACTGTGGAAAACTTAAATGAACTACGGCAAGACTTGTCAAAATTCCGAAATGAAATGAGAGACCTGCTTGGCTTTAGAACTTCTAAATATGCTATGTTTTATCCAAGAAAGTAA
- the TRPC1 gene encoding short transient receptor potential channel 1 isoform X3, protein MAALYQSADPSASASPNKLLALKDVRQVKEETTLDEKLFLLACDKGDYYMVKKLLEENSSGEMNINCVDVLGRNAVTITIENENLDILQLLLDYGCQKLMERIQNPEYSTTMDVAPVILAAHRNNYEILTMLLKQDISLPKPHAVGCECTLCTAKNKKDSLRHSRNDYEELAQQCKTFAKDLLAQARNSRELEVILNHTSSDEHVDKRGLLEERMNLSRLKLAIKYNQKEFVAQSNCQQFLNTVWFGQMAGYRRKHTCKKILTVLMVGIFWPVLSLCYLLAPKSRVGRIIHTPFMKFIIHGASYFTFLLLLNLYSLVYNENKKNTMGPALERIDYLLIIWLIGMVWSDVKRLWYDGLEDFLEESRNQLSFVMNSLYLATFALKVVAHNKFHDYAERKVWDAFHPTLVAEGLFAFANVLSYLRLFFMYTTSSILGPLQISMGQMLQDFGKFLGMFLLVLFSFTIGLTQLYDKGFTVNEEKDCAGIFCEQQSNDTFHSFIGTCFALFWYIFSLAHVAIFVTRFSYGEELQSFVGAVIVGTYNVVVVIVLTKLLVAMLHKSFQLIANHEDKEWKFARAKLWLSYFDDKCTLPPPFNVIPSPKTICYLFNSLSKWICSHTSSGKLKRQNSLKEWRNLKQKRDENYQKVMCCLVHRYLTSMRQKMQSTDQATVENLNELRQDLSKFRNEMRDLLGFRTSKYAMFYPRK, encoded by the exons ATGGCAGCCTTGTACCAGAGCGCGGACCCGTCCGCCTCGGCCTCGCCGAACAAGCTGCTGGCCCTGAAGGACGTGCGGCAGGTGAAGGAGGAGACCACCCTGGACGAGAAGCTCTTCCTGCTGGCCTGCGACAAAG GTGACTATTACATGGTTAAGAAACTGTTAGAGGAAAACAGCTCGGGTGAAATGAACATAAATTGTGTGGATGTGCTTGGACGAAATGCTGTTACTATAACCATTGAAAATGAAAACTTGGACATACTACAGCTTCTTTTGGATTATGGCTGCCAG AAACTAATGGAGCGCATTCAGAACCCAGAGTACTCAACAACCATGGATGTGGCACCTGTCATTTTAGCTGCTCATCGCAACAACTATGAAATTCTCACCATGCTGTTAAAGCAAGACATATCGTTACCCAAGCCTCATGCTGTCGGCTGTGAATGCACACTGTGTACcgcaaagaacaaaaaagataGTCTACGACATTccag AAACGATTATGAGGAGCTGGCTCAACAGTGCAAAACCTTTGCTAAAGATTTGCTGGCTCAAGCACGGAATTCACGGGAGCTGGAAGTTATTCTGAATCACACATCTAGCGATGAACATGTAGACAAGCGAGGATTGTTGGAAGAGAGGATGAACTTAAGTCGCTTAAAACTTGCAATCAAGTATAATCAGAAAGAG ttTGTTGCTCAGTCTAACTGCCAGCAGTTTCTAAACACTGTATGGTTTGGACAGATGGCAGGCTATCGACGCAAGCACACATGCAAGAAAATTTTGACCGTTTTGATGGTTGGCATTTTCTGGCCAGTTCTGTCCCTGTGTTACTTGTTAGCCCCTAAATCTCGAGTAGGTCGAATAATTCACACTCCTTTTATGAAGTTTATTATTCATGGAGCTTCatatttcacatttctgttaTTACTTAATTTGTACTCCCTTGTCTATAATGAGAATAAGAAGAATACAATGGGACCAGCTCTTGAGAGAATAGACTATCTTCTGATAATATGGCTAATTG gaaTGGTGTGGTCAGATGTTAAAAGACTCTGGTATGATGGTTTAGAAGACTTCCTAGAAGAATCCCGTAATCAACTTAGTTTTGTCATGAATTCCCTGTATTTGGCAACTTTTGCTCTCAAAGTAGTTGCCCATAACAAG TTTCACGATTATGCTGAAAGGAAGGTCTGGGATGCATTCCATCCTACCCTAGTGGCAGAAGGTCTTTTTGCTTTTGCTAATGTTCTTAGTTATCTGCGTCTCTTCTTCATGTACACAACCAGCTCTATTCTGGGACCACTCCAG ATTTCAATGGGGCAGATGCTACAAGATTTTGGAAAATTTCTGGGCATGTTTCTTCTTGTCTTGTTCTCATTCACAATTGGATTGACACAACTCTATGATAAAGGATTTACTGTAAATGAAGAAAAGGACTGTGCGGGGATTTTCTGTGAACAACAGAGCAATGACACGTTCCATTC GTTTATTGGCACATGTTTTGCTCTGTTCTGGTATATATTCTCCCTGGCACACGTAGCAATCTTTGTCACACGTTTTAGCTATGGTGAAGAATTACAGTCTTTTGTGGGTGCTGTTATTGTTGGTACCTACAATGTGGTGGTTGTGATAGTATTAACTAAACTCCTTGTGGCAATGCTTCACAAAAGTTTTCAGCTGATAGCA AATCATGAAGATAAAGAATGGAAGTTTGCTCGTGCCAAGCTCTGGCTTAGCTACTTTGATGACAAATGCACACTACCTCCACCTTTCAACGTTATTCCCTCTCCCAAGACTATCTGTTACCTTTTCAACAGTCTCAGTAAATGGATCTGCTCTCATACATCAAGTGGCAAACTGAAACGTCAGAACAGCCTAAAG GAATGGAGAAatctgaagcaaaagagagatgagaatTATCAAAAAGTGATGTGTTGCTTAGTCCACCGTTACCTGACTTCCATGAGACAGAAGATGCAAAGCACGGATCAGGCAACTGTGGAAAACTTAAATGAACTACGGCAAGACTTGTCAAAATTCCGAAATGAAATGAGAGACCTGCTTGGCTTTAGAACTTCTAAATATGCTATGTTTTATCCAAGAAAGTAA
- the TRPC1 gene encoding short transient receptor potential channel 1 isoform X1 → MAALYQSADPSASASPNKLLALKDVRQVKEETTLDEKLFLLACDKGDYYMVKKLLEENSSGEMNINCVDVLGRNAVTITIENENLDILQLLLDYGCQSSDALLVAIDSEVVGAVDILLNHRPKRSSRPTIVKLMERIQNPEYSTTMDVAPVILAAHRNNYEILTMLLKQDISLPKPHAVGCECTLCTAKNKKDSLRHSRFRLDIYRCLASPALIMLTEEDPILRAFELSADLKELSLVEVEFRNDYEELAQQCKTFAKDLLAQARNSRELEVILNHTSSDEHVDKRGLLEERMNLSRLKLAIKYNQKEFVAQSNCQQFLNTVWFGQMAGYRRKHTCKKILTVLMVGIFWPVLSLCYLLAPKSRVGRIIHTPFMKFIIHGASYFTFLLLLNLYSLVYNENKKNTMGPALERIDYLLIIWLIGMVWSDVKRLWYDGLEDFLEESRNQLSFVMNSLYLATFALKVVAHNKFHDYAERKVWDAFHPTLVAEGLFAFANVLSYLRLFFMYTTSSILGPLQISMGQMLQDFGKFLGMFLLVLFSFTIGLTQLYDKGFTVNEEKDCAGIFCEQQSNDTFHSFIGTCFALFWYIFSLAHVAIFVTRFSYGEELQSFVGAVIVGTYNVVVVIVLTKLLVAMLHKSFQLIANHEDKEWKFARAKLWLSYFDDKCTLPPPFNVIPSPKTICYLFNSLSKWICSHTSSGKLKRQNSLKEWRNLKQKRDENYQKVMCCLVHRYLTSMRQKMQSTDQATVENLNELRQDLSKFRNEMRDLLGFRTSKYAMFYPRK, encoded by the exons ATGGCAGCCTTGTACCAGAGCGCGGACCCGTCCGCCTCGGCCTCGCCGAACAAGCTGCTGGCCCTGAAGGACGTGCGGCAGGTGAAGGAGGAGACCACCCTGGACGAGAAGCTCTTCCTGCTGGCCTGCGACAAAG GTGACTATTACATGGTTAAGAAACTGTTAGAGGAAAACAGCTCGGGTGAAATGAACATAAATTGTGTGGATGTGCTTGGACGAAATGCTGTTACTATAACCATTGAAAATGAAAACTTGGACATACTACAGCTTCTTTTGGATTATGGCTGCCAG tcATCCGATGCACTTTTGGTGGCTATTGACTCAGAGGTGGTGGGAGCTGTTGACATTCTACTTAATCACCGACCAAAAAGATCCTCCAGACCAACCATTGTA AAACTAATGGAGCGCATTCAGAACCCAGAGTACTCAACAACCATGGATGTGGCACCTGTCATTTTAGCTGCTCATCGCAACAACTATGAAATTCTCACCATGCTGTTAAAGCAAGACATATCGTTACCCAAGCCTCATGCTGTCGGCTGTGAATGCACACTGTGTACcgcaaagaacaaaaaagataGTCTACGACATTccag GTTTCGTCTTGACATTTATCGGTGTTTGGCCAGTCCTGCTTTAATCATGTTGACAGAGGAGGATCCAATCCTGCGAGCTTTTGAACTTAGTGCAGACTTGAAAGAATTAAGCCTTGTTGAGGTTGAATTCCG AAACGATTATGAGGAGCTGGCTCAACAGTGCAAAACCTTTGCTAAAGATTTGCTGGCTCAAGCACGGAATTCACGGGAGCTGGAAGTTATTCTGAATCACACATCTAGCGATGAACATGTAGACAAGCGAGGATTGTTGGAAGAGAGGATGAACTTAAGTCGCTTAAAACTTGCAATCAAGTATAATCAGAAAGAG ttTGTTGCTCAGTCTAACTGCCAGCAGTTTCTAAACACTGTATGGTTTGGACAGATGGCAGGCTATCGACGCAAGCACACATGCAAGAAAATTTTGACCGTTTTGATGGTTGGCATTTTCTGGCCAGTTCTGTCCCTGTGTTACTTGTTAGCCCCTAAATCTCGAGTAGGTCGAATAATTCACACTCCTTTTATGAAGTTTATTATTCATGGAGCTTCatatttcacatttctgttaTTACTTAATTTGTACTCCCTTGTCTATAATGAGAATAAGAAGAATACAATGGGACCAGCTCTTGAGAGAATAGACTATCTTCTGATAATATGGCTAATTG gaaTGGTGTGGTCAGATGTTAAAAGACTCTGGTATGATGGTTTAGAAGACTTCCTAGAAGAATCCCGTAATCAACTTAGTTTTGTCATGAATTCCCTGTATTTGGCAACTTTTGCTCTCAAAGTAGTTGCCCATAACAAG TTTCACGATTATGCTGAAAGGAAGGTCTGGGATGCATTCCATCCTACCCTAGTGGCAGAAGGTCTTTTTGCTTTTGCTAATGTTCTTAGTTATCTGCGTCTCTTCTTCATGTACACAACCAGCTCTATTCTGGGACCACTCCAG ATTTCAATGGGGCAGATGCTACAAGATTTTGGAAAATTTCTGGGCATGTTTCTTCTTGTCTTGTTCTCATTCACAATTGGATTGACACAACTCTATGATAAAGGATTTACTGTAAATGAAGAAAAGGACTGTGCGGGGATTTTCTGTGAACAACAGAGCAATGACACGTTCCATTC GTTTATTGGCACATGTTTTGCTCTGTTCTGGTATATATTCTCCCTGGCACACGTAGCAATCTTTGTCACACGTTTTAGCTATGGTGAAGAATTACAGTCTTTTGTGGGTGCTGTTATTGTTGGTACCTACAATGTGGTGGTTGTGATAGTATTAACTAAACTCCTTGTGGCAATGCTTCACAAAAGTTTTCAGCTGATAGCA AATCATGAAGATAAAGAATGGAAGTTTGCTCGTGCCAAGCTCTGGCTTAGCTACTTTGATGACAAATGCACACTACCTCCACCTTTCAACGTTATTCCCTCTCCCAAGACTATCTGTTACCTTTTCAACAGTCTCAGTAAATGGATCTGCTCTCATACATCAAGTGGCAAACTGAAACGTCAGAACAGCCTAAAG GAATGGAGAAatctgaagcaaaagagagatgagaatTATCAAAAAGTGATGTGTTGCTTAGTCCACCGTTACCTGACTTCCATGAGACAGAAGATGCAAAGCACGGATCAGGCAACTGTGGAAAACTTAAATGAACTACGGCAAGACTTGTCAAAATTCCGAAATGAAATGAGAGACCTGCTTGGCTTTAGAACTTCTAAATATGCTATGTTTTATCCAAGAAAGTAA
- the TRPC1 gene encoding short transient receptor potential channel 1 isoform X5, producing MAALYQSADPSASASPNKLLALKDVRQVKEETTLDEKLFLLACDKGDYYMVKKLLEENSSGEMNINCVDVLGRNAVTITIENENLDILQLLLDYGCQKLMERIQNPEYSTTMDVAPVILAAHRNNYEILTMLLKQDISLPKPHAVGCECTLCTAKNKKDSLRHSRFRLDIYRCLASPALIMLTEEDPILRAFELSADLKELSLVEVEFRNDYEELAQQCKTFAKDLLAQARNSRELEVILNHTSSDEHVDKRGLLEERMNLSRLKLAIKYNQKEISMGQMLQDFGKFLGMFLLVLFSFTIGLTQLYDKGFTVNEEKDCAGIFCEQQSNDTFHSFIGTCFALFWYIFSLAHVAIFVTRFSYGEELQSFVGAVIVGTYNVVVVIVLTKLLVAMLHKSFQLIANHEDKEWKFARAKLWLSYFDDKCTLPPPFNVIPSPKTICYLFNSLSKWICSHTSSGKLKRQNSLKEWRNLKQKRDENYQKVMCCLVHRYLTSMRQKMQSTDQATVENLNELRQDLSKFRNEMRDLLGFRTSKYAMFYPRK from the exons ATGGCAGCCTTGTACCAGAGCGCGGACCCGTCCGCCTCGGCCTCGCCGAACAAGCTGCTGGCCCTGAAGGACGTGCGGCAGGTGAAGGAGGAGACCACCCTGGACGAGAAGCTCTTCCTGCTGGCCTGCGACAAAG GTGACTATTACATGGTTAAGAAACTGTTAGAGGAAAACAGCTCGGGTGAAATGAACATAAATTGTGTGGATGTGCTTGGACGAAATGCTGTTACTATAACCATTGAAAATGAAAACTTGGACATACTACAGCTTCTTTTGGATTATGGCTGCCAG AAACTAATGGAGCGCATTCAGAACCCAGAGTACTCAACAACCATGGATGTGGCACCTGTCATTTTAGCTGCTCATCGCAACAACTATGAAATTCTCACCATGCTGTTAAAGCAAGACATATCGTTACCCAAGCCTCATGCTGTCGGCTGTGAATGCACACTGTGTACcgcaaagaacaaaaaagataGTCTACGACATTccag GTTTCGTCTTGACATTTATCGGTGTTTGGCCAGTCCTGCTTTAATCATGTTGACAGAGGAGGATCCAATCCTGCGAGCTTTTGAACTTAGTGCAGACTTGAAAGAATTAAGCCTTGTTGAGGTTGAATTCCG AAACGATTATGAGGAGCTGGCTCAACAGTGCAAAACCTTTGCTAAAGATTTGCTGGCTCAAGCACGGAATTCACGGGAGCTGGAAGTTATTCTGAATCACACATCTAGCGATGAACATGTAGACAAGCGAGGATTGTTGGAAGAGAGGATGAACTTAAGTCGCTTAAAACTTGCAATCAAGTATAATCAGAAAGAG ATTTCAATGGGGCAGATGCTACAAGATTTTGGAAAATTTCTGGGCATGTTTCTTCTTGTCTTGTTCTCATTCACAATTGGATTGACACAACTCTATGATAAAGGATTTACTGTAAATGAAGAAAAGGACTGTGCGGGGATTTTCTGTGAACAACAGAGCAATGACACGTTCCATTC GTTTATTGGCACATGTTTTGCTCTGTTCTGGTATATATTCTCCCTGGCACACGTAGCAATCTTTGTCACACGTTTTAGCTATGGTGAAGAATTACAGTCTTTTGTGGGTGCTGTTATTGTTGGTACCTACAATGTGGTGGTTGTGATAGTATTAACTAAACTCCTTGTGGCAATGCTTCACAAAAGTTTTCAGCTGATAGCA AATCATGAAGATAAAGAATGGAAGTTTGCTCGTGCCAAGCTCTGGCTTAGCTACTTTGATGACAAATGCACACTACCTCCACCTTTCAACGTTATTCCCTCTCCCAAGACTATCTGTTACCTTTTCAACAGTCTCAGTAAATGGATCTGCTCTCATACATCAAGTGGCAAACTGAAACGTCAGAACAGCCTAAAG GAATGGAGAAatctgaagcaaaagagagatgagaatTATCAAAAAGTGATGTGTTGCTTAGTCCACCGTTACCTGACTTCCATGAGACAGAAGATGCAAAGCACGGATCAGGCAACTGTGGAAAACTTAAATGAACTACGGCAAGACTTGTCAAAATTCCGAAATGAAATGAGAGACCTGCTTGGCTTTAGAACTTCTAAATATGCTATGTTTTATCCAAGAAAGTAA
- the TRPC1 gene encoding short transient receptor potential channel 1 isoform X4 translates to MAALYQSADPSASASPNKLLALKDVRQVKEETTLDEKLFLLACDKGDYYMVKKLLEENSSGEMNINCVDVLGRNAVTITIENENLDILQLLLDYGCQKLMERIQNPEYSTTMDVAPVILAAHRNNYEILTMLLKQDISLPKPHAVGCECTLCTAKNKKDSLRHSRFRLDIYRCLASPALIMLTEEDPILRAFELSADLKELSLVEVEFRNDYEELAQQCKTFAKDLLAQARNSRELEVILNHTSSDEHVDKRGLLEERMNLSRLKLAIKYNQKEFVAQSNCQQFLNTVWFGQMAGYRRKHTCKKILTVLMVGIFWPVLSLCYLLAPKSRVGRIIHTPFMKFIIHGASYFTFLLLLNLYSLVYNENKKNTMGPALERIDYLLIIWLIGMVWSDVKRLWYDGLEDFLEESRNQLSFVMNSLYLATFALKVVAHNKISMGQMLQDFGKFLGMFLLVLFSFTIGLTQLYDKGFTVNEEKDCAGIFCEQQSNDTFHSFIGTCFALFWYIFSLAHVAIFVTRFSYGEELQSFVGAVIVGTYNVVVVIVLTKLLVAMLHKSFQLIANHEDKEWKFARAKLWLSYFDDKCTLPPPFNVIPSPKTICYLFNSLSKWICSHTSSGKLKRQNSLKEWRNLKQKRDENYQKVMCCLVHRYLTSMRQKMQSTDQATVENLNELRQDLSKFRNEMRDLLGFRTSKYAMFYPRK, encoded by the exons ATGGCAGCCTTGTACCAGAGCGCGGACCCGTCCGCCTCGGCCTCGCCGAACAAGCTGCTGGCCCTGAAGGACGTGCGGCAGGTGAAGGAGGAGACCACCCTGGACGAGAAGCTCTTCCTGCTGGCCTGCGACAAAG GTGACTATTACATGGTTAAGAAACTGTTAGAGGAAAACAGCTCGGGTGAAATGAACATAAATTGTGTGGATGTGCTTGGACGAAATGCTGTTACTATAACCATTGAAAATGAAAACTTGGACATACTACAGCTTCTTTTGGATTATGGCTGCCAG AAACTAATGGAGCGCATTCAGAACCCAGAGTACTCAACAACCATGGATGTGGCACCTGTCATTTTAGCTGCTCATCGCAACAACTATGAAATTCTCACCATGCTGTTAAAGCAAGACATATCGTTACCCAAGCCTCATGCTGTCGGCTGTGAATGCACACTGTGTACcgcaaagaacaaaaaagataGTCTACGACATTccag GTTTCGTCTTGACATTTATCGGTGTTTGGCCAGTCCTGCTTTAATCATGTTGACAGAGGAGGATCCAATCCTGCGAGCTTTTGAACTTAGTGCAGACTTGAAAGAATTAAGCCTTGTTGAGGTTGAATTCCG AAACGATTATGAGGAGCTGGCTCAACAGTGCAAAACCTTTGCTAAAGATTTGCTGGCTCAAGCACGGAATTCACGGGAGCTGGAAGTTATTCTGAATCACACATCTAGCGATGAACATGTAGACAAGCGAGGATTGTTGGAAGAGAGGATGAACTTAAGTCGCTTAAAACTTGCAATCAAGTATAATCAGAAAGAG ttTGTTGCTCAGTCTAACTGCCAGCAGTTTCTAAACACTGTATGGTTTGGACAGATGGCAGGCTATCGACGCAAGCACACATGCAAGAAAATTTTGACCGTTTTGATGGTTGGCATTTTCTGGCCAGTTCTGTCCCTGTGTTACTTGTTAGCCCCTAAATCTCGAGTAGGTCGAATAATTCACACTCCTTTTATGAAGTTTATTATTCATGGAGCTTCatatttcacatttctgttaTTACTTAATTTGTACTCCCTTGTCTATAATGAGAATAAGAAGAATACAATGGGACCAGCTCTTGAGAGAATAGACTATCTTCTGATAATATGGCTAATTG gaaTGGTGTGGTCAGATGTTAAAAGACTCTGGTATGATGGTTTAGAAGACTTCCTAGAAGAATCCCGTAATCAACTTAGTTTTGTCATGAATTCCCTGTATTTGGCAACTTTTGCTCTCAAAGTAGTTGCCCATAACAAG ATTTCAATGGGGCAGATGCTACAAGATTTTGGAAAATTTCTGGGCATGTTTCTTCTTGTCTTGTTCTCATTCACAATTGGATTGACACAACTCTATGATAAAGGATTTACTGTAAATGAAGAAAAGGACTGTGCGGGGATTTTCTGTGAACAACAGAGCAATGACACGTTCCATTC GTTTATTGGCACATGTTTTGCTCTGTTCTGGTATATATTCTCCCTGGCACACGTAGCAATCTTTGTCACACGTTTTAGCTATGGTGAAGAATTACAGTCTTTTGTGGGTGCTGTTATTGTTGGTACCTACAATGTGGTGGTTGTGATAGTATTAACTAAACTCCTTGTGGCAATGCTTCACAAAAGTTTTCAGCTGATAGCA AATCATGAAGATAAAGAATGGAAGTTTGCTCGTGCCAAGCTCTGGCTTAGCTACTTTGATGACAAATGCACACTACCTCCACCTTTCAACGTTATTCCCTCTCCCAAGACTATCTGTTACCTTTTCAACAGTCTCAGTAAATGGATCTGCTCTCATACATCAAGTGGCAAACTGAAACGTCAGAACAGCCTAAAG GAATGGAGAAatctgaagcaaaagagagatgagaatTATCAAAAAGTGATGTGTTGCTTAGTCCACCGTTACCTGACTTCCATGAGACAGAAGATGCAAAGCACGGATCAGGCAACTGTGGAAAACTTAAATGAACTACGGCAAGACTTGTCAAAATTCCGAAATGAAATGAGAGACCTGCTTGGCTTTAGAACTTCTAAATATGCTATGTTTTATCCAAGAAAGTAA